CCGGCCTCCGCACCGAAGTCGTTCGCGCGAGCGAGTACGACGCGACGGCCGGCCCCGTCGACGAGAATACCCTCGTCGTTGCGGTCACCCAGAGCGGCGAAACCGCGGACACGCTAGACGCCGTCCGCACCGCGACCGACCGCGGCGCACGCTCACTCGCCGTCACCAACGTCGTCGGCTCGACCATCTCACGCGAGGCTGACGACGCGGTTTACATCCGCGCCGGTCCCGAGGTCGGCGTCGCCGCGACCAAGACCTTCTCTTCGCAGGCGGTCACGCTCTCGCTGCTCACCCAGCGCATCGCCGCCGACGTTCCCGAGGCCACCCCCGCTGCGGACCGCGACGCGATGCTCGCCGAACTCCAGCACCTCCCCGAGTACGTCGAGCAGGTACTCGAGTCCACCCGCGCGGAGACCCTCGCCGAAGAGACCCTCGACAGTGATTCGTACTTCTTCATCGGGAACGGCCTCGGCCACTCGGTGGCACTCGAGGGCGCGCTGAAGTTCAAGGAGATTACCTACGAGCACGCAGAGGGATTCGCGTCGGGACAGCTCAAGCACGGGCCGCTGGCGCTGGTGACTGAGGCGTCGCCGATCTTTGCAGTGGTGACGGGCGACGGTGACGAGAAGACGAAGACGAACGCGATCGAAGCGCAGTCTCGCGGCGCGCCGATCGTTGCGGTCGGGCCGGAAGAGCACGCCCTCGTCGACGTGGCGGACGAGCACCTCTCGGTGCCGGCAACGCATCCGGTCTGGGCGGGGCTGCTGGCAAACGTGCAGCTTCAGCTCGTCTCCTACCACGCGGCGGAACTGCTCGACCGGCCGATCGATAAGCCGCGGAATCTGGCGAAGAGTGTGACCGTCGAGTAGGGCCGGTGAGTACAGCCTGTCGACCACCAGGTGCGTGTAACTGCATCGGTGGTCGACCTGCGCGGTCCACTGCAGTCGTCTGGTTTTGGGTTGCGTCCGGGGTGACCCGGACGGTGACTCGGTTCGTATGTTGCGTTCGAATGTGCACTTCTATCTGAATCTGGCTGCACCCGTCTGAACCTGCCTGTACTGTTCCTGTAGCCGCTGCATCGAGTATCCACATCTCGCAGCTACACGACTGTCATGACCCACTCCTGTTCGCTTCTCCGCGCTCGTTAGCCGGTATTGCGCTGGGTGCGTTACGAGACGGTGCCAGCATCGGCACTGATCCAGTATCGGCACCCGCACTGATCCAGTATTGGCACCCGCACTGATCCAGTATTGGCACCCGCACTGATCCAGTATTGGCACCGGAACCGGCACCGGCACATCGTGCTCCTGCTAGGCGGCGACGGCCTCCACAGAAGCCTGATGGGCGAGAGAAACCACACCTGCACGTGGACGCAAGCGAGGACTGCACGCAACCCACTTGCTGACACGAACTCGAGTCCATCCCTGAATCAACTCGAGGTCGCCAACTTACTTTGCAGGACAACGCGTCTTCGGTAGCGACGAACTGGGGAGACGATCAGCACGTGAACACTCACGTCTTCGCTCCCCTGGGTACTCGAGTCCCTCACGACCACTGTGGAATTGTCATCGAAGCCCGCTTTTGCCGGCGCGGCCGCTGCAAGCGAGTGTTGGTGTCGAGCTGGTTCGACGAGCCGTTTGACGCGATTCTGTTCGGCGGACCGGGTGCGGTTCCGTACGGTGTCGCGGCGATGACACTGTTCACTGCACAGCTTGTAGTCAGACTGGTTACGATGATCGGTGCGCTGGAACTGTACTGGCGGTTGCGAGAGAATCGGCGAGCCGCTGTGGTGGACGGCGACACCACGCGGTACCTGTGGTACCGTTGTCGTACTCGATACGTGAGGGCGTACGTGAGCACGACGTCGAGAAAGTGGAGCCCGATGGAGCGGGAAAAGAACGCAGAGATGCAAGCAGGAAACCGTCCGTAACCGGCGAAATACCCGAATTACGACTCCGTTCGCTGGGAGTCCCGATCAGTCCTCCTCGAGTACGACCGTGATCTCGTCGTCGTCGTCGACCTCGAGATTGAACTCGGCCTCCTCGTAGTCGTCTGCGGTAACGATGACGGTGTACTCGCCTTCCTCGACCTCGAGTTCGGCCTCACCGTCGTCGTCGGTCGTCGCCTCAGCGTCCGGTCCGAAGAGCTGGTTCCCGGTGTAGAGTTCAATCGTCGCGTCTTCAATCTCGTCGCCGTCGTCGTCATCCTCGACGAGCGTCGTGAGGGTGTACTCGTCGTCCGCGTCGGTATCGTCCTCATCCTCATCCTCGTCTTCGTCACTCTCGAGTTCCAGCGTCACGTCCTCGTCGTCGCCGTCGATTTCGACGTCGGCTTCAGCCTCCTCGTAGCCGTCGGCGCTGGCGGTGAGTGTGTATTCGCCGTCGTCGACGGTGAACTCGACCGTGCCGTCGTCGTCGGCGGTTCGCTCGGAGGAGCTGAGTCCGCTGGTGAGTTCGACTGTCGCGTTCTCGATCTCGTCGCCGTCGTCGTCTTCGATGGTGGCCGTGAGGGTGTGTTCGTCGTCTGCGTCGTCGCCGCCGTTTTCATCGCCGTTACCCGCATCGTCCTCGTCGTCTGCGCCGTCATCGTCGTCTGCGCCGTCATCGTCGTCACCGGCACCATCGTTTGACTCGTCGCTCTCCGACCCGTCATCTGCGTCGTCGGTATCGTCAGTCTCGTCAGTCTCGTCTGTGTCACCACCGTCATCACCAGCTGTCGAATCATCGTCTCCACCGTCGGCATCCGGCTCGTCGACGTCCGGTTCTGTCTCGTCGGAATCGTCGCCGAACGGACCGAGAGCCCCGTTGATCGACGCCCCGCTCGCGGCGAGTGCAAGGCCGGCGACCAGCAGCACGACGCCGGCGACCGTCAGCATGACCTGAACACCTGTCTGGATCGAGCGCGTCTCTGTGGTGTGTCGGCGGTTACTGTTAGACATTGGCCTAGAAGTGTGATGACGGCATACGCGGCTGGCGAGACGGTTCGACGCGACTTATCGATCCGGCGTGTTCGACAGCGAGCCAGCATGGCCACAGGAACGACGATTCCTGTGGCCCTGTCGACTCGTCGTAGTGTGGTGGACGATACTGGTGTTGTTGCATTACGAGAACCGTTCTCGCTTTCGGCGGTTCACTATACACGTACTAAGGTCAGTTCAGTGTCGTGAATCTGCATGAACGGTTCGTCTCCCTCTCTCCCAGATCCGCCGACAGTCACGCAAAACCGGCCGAATAGCGCTCGGAAGAGAGACATTCATCACTTCTTGACAGTCACCCACAGAGATTTCTCAGGGCGACAGCGTCCGTTGGTACTCGAGTTCGAGCCACCCCCGAATCGTCACGATTCTTAGCAGAGTTGACAGACGATGACTGCATCGGTCAGTTGCGCAATTCGGACAGGAAGCGGCTCGACGAAAGTCGGGTGCAGCCCATCAGACAGTCGTTTAACAAGCCCATAGTATCGGATCCCCTGCTCGAAGGACCGACTATGGGAGACTACACGCTCGCGTTCAAACCGGCGATCGGTCTCTACGGCCAGCACGACCCGAGTGCCGTGCTCTTCGAGGACGGGACGCCGGTGTTTGGAATCGAAGAAGAACGGCTCACGCGCCAGAAACACGCGCCAGAGACGTTTCCGACGAACGCGATTACCGCCTGTCTCGACTACCGCAACCTCGAACTCGCCGATCTCGAGGAGATCTATCTGCCCTACGACCCGACACTCCGGTCCCGGATCCGTTCACACTACATCAGTGACGCCTTGCGCGCACCCGGCGTGACGCGAAAGCTCTCCGCACTCGAGGAGACCCTCGTTTCGGAGGTCCAGAGCAAGGTCGCGCCGACGCGAAAGATCGAGAACCGACTGGCGGAGATCGGACGGCCGGTGCCGCCGATCGAGACGCTTTCGCACCACCGCTGTCACGCCGCGAGCGCGTTCCACCCGTCGGGGTTCGACGATGCCCTGGTGGTGACCATCGACGCGAAAGGCGAGTTCGATTCGACGGTGGTCTGGCGGGGCCATCAGGGCGGGCTCACGCGTGTGAAAACGTACGAGCACCCGAACAGTCTCGGATTGTTCTTCGCGATCATCACGGAGTACCTCGGCTACCGGATGTTCAACGGCGAAGGGAAGGTGATGGGCCTTGCCCCCTACGGGGAAGAGAATCCCGAGATCGAACGCACCCTGCGGAACCTGATCGACACTGGTGCGGAGTACGACGTCACGGAACTGACCAAGCGCTGGGGAACCGGCTACGGTGTCGAACGACTCGAGAAGGAGTTCGGGCGGACCCAGAAGGAGGACTCCCAGTCGTTCACACAGTGGGAGAAGGACCTGGCCCACACGGCACAGAAGATACTCGAGGAGATCGTCACGAACATCGTCCGAACTTACGCGCCCGGCATCGGCGCTGGAAACGTCGCGCTCGCAGGCGGTGTCGCGCTCAACTGCAAACTCAACAAGGCAGTCCGGGAGACCGCCGTCGTCGACGACCTGTTCGTCCAGCCCGTCGCCCACGACGCGGGGCTCGCACTCGGCGCGGGCTGGGTCGGCCAGCGACCGTCGGCCGTCGAACCGTTGACGGACGTCTACTACGGTCCCGAGTACGACACAGCGGAGATCGAGTCAGAGCTCCAGACGAACAAGATCGAGTACGCCAAGCCGGACGATCTCGAGCGCTACGTCGCGGAACGGCTGGCAGACGGCGCGCTCGTCGGCTGGTTCCAGGGCCGGATGGAACTCGGTCCACGTGCCCTCGGCGCTCGGAGCATCCTCGCAGACCCGCGTACTGCGGCCTCGCGTGATCGCGTCAACCGCTTCGTCAAACACCGCGAGGAGTGGCGGCCGTTCGCCCCCTCGATGCGCGAGGAGGCAGCCGCGGAGTACCTCGTCGACGGCCAGCCTGCGCCGTTCATGATCAACAGCTTCGACGTCGACCCGGAGAGGACAGCCGACCTGACGGCAGTCGTCCACCCCGCAGACGAGACCACTCGTCCCCAGACAGTCCATGAGGACCAGCATCCACGATACCACCGTCTGCTCACCGAATTCGAGGCAATCACCGACGTACCAGTCCTGCTCAACACCTCGTTCAACGACCACGGCGAACCGATCGTCAATACACCCACCGAAGCGGTCAAAGACTTCTACGGCATGGGTCTCGACGTGCTGGTCCTCGAGGACTTCGTACTCGAGAAGGATGCGGCGAACACGCCCACCGGTCGGAGCCTCGACGTGGCGAGTCGGGATAGCAATCGAAGCACGTTCGTCGCAGAGGATGCGGATCACGGAAACGGATCGGCCGGCAGACACGCCGACGCCGGTGCCGAAGACACTGACGTCGAACCCAACGCGACGACGCGAATTCTCTCGAACCTCAGCACCCGCTGACGCGGCGGTACTGCGCTGTCACGGGCCAGGCGTGGTATGGCAGTTGCGTACGAAGCGACGACAATTGCGGTTTGAAGCGAGTTGATAACCGGTCTCTGTCACCTCATTCTCGGCAGATAGTGAGAGGGGTATAGTAGCCACTGCAAGTCACTGCACACCCACGGAGACAGGCGGACGGGAAGGTCGCCCGGCGCAGAAAAAACGACGCGTTTCGGATTCGAACCTTAGCTATCGGAGAGTGCAATCGTCCAGTCCCCGTCGGCCTCGACGTTGAGCCAGACCGCACCACCCGCGCTGTAAGACCGCGAGCTATCGAACGCGCCGGTCTGGTGGATCAGTTGCTCCGAGCGGCCGTCCGCGCCGTAGCCATCGACGATGAACAGGCCGTCGCCGTCGTGGGTCACGTCGAGCGAGACGTTGCCCTCGGTGTCGAACGGACCCACGTACGAGGAGCCCGACCCGGACACGTCGGTCGGCAGCGCCGTCAGATCGTCGCTGTGGACTTCGGGCTGGTCCAGATCGATCGACCACGCGCCGTCGGCGTCGACTTCGAGTTGGTACGTTCCCTCCTCGACCGTGACGATCGACTCGCCGGACTGGACCGCCGTACTCGTCGTCGGAATCATGCGAGTACCGCCGTTCGTGTCGCCAGTCGGCACCAGTTCGACCGTCAGATCCGCATCGCCGTCGTGTGAGAAGTCGGCCGTGAGGATACCCTCCTCGAGTGCAAACGTTTCGGTCGTGTTCGAGTCGATGTCCCCGAAGGAGTGGTGCTCACCGGCCTCGAGGATGACGCCCTGCTGGTCGCCCGACTCCTCGTCCGATTCGTCGCTGCCACCCATCGTTCCGTCGACCACGTCGGACGGCGTCACCACGTCGAGTCCGCGGTGCTCGATGTGATCGACCAGTTCGTCGAAGTCCTCGAGTGACATGCTGTTCCCGCTTGCCTCCTCGTCGTCCTCGAGTTCGACGATGCGTGGAATTCGAAGCACGACCAGCTGGTTGTACTGATCGCAGAGGTTGATCGCGCGGCGGACGCCGCCGTGGAGGTCGGGCCCCCAGATCTGCGAGAGCATATGGGTGTTCGTCGGCGGTGCACCGGTCGGCGAACCGCTGGCGAGGACCGCAGAATCGACGTCCTCCCGGAGAACGGTCTGGAGCGAGTCGTCCATCCGGTCGGCTGGGGCGTAGAAGTGTCGCGAGCCGTCCTCGAAGCCGAGATCGGCGAGCGTATCGCGAACGTTTGCGACGACCTGGCGCTGGCGGTCCTCGGGCATTTCCGGCAGCGGCGTGCTGACGCTCGGGTAGCCACAGATGTTCCAGCCGCGGTCGTGAAGTTCGTCGAGTTGGGCGAGGTCCATCCGTCCGCCAGAGCCGATCTGGTCCGGGTCGACCGGGACTGTGCCGGCCCAGTCGCGCTCGTCGAGTCGGTCGAGTGCGTGCTCGTAGTGTGAGGTGTGGCCGTCGTAGAACGAGAGAATTGCCTTGCCGTTGTCAGCCCCTTCGGTTTTGCGGAGGTCGTCCGCGACGAGTCGGGTACCGTCCTCGGGACCGACAGCGACGACATTTAGTCGGCGAACGTCCGAAAGGTCCGGATCGCCGTGTTTCTGGATGTAGCCGAAGTCGAGGCGGAGCCAACCCTCGTAGTCGTCCGGGATGTGGCGGATGCTGGTCAGGTGATCGCCCCGTGACGGTGCCATGAACTCGATATGGACCTGGTCGACGGCATCTGCGCGGATCGCCATCGAGGTGTCCCAGCCGTCGAGGTCGATCCCGCGGGGGAACTCTATTCGCATCGCGGCCTGGTCGCCGTCGCTCTCGACGGCGAGTGCCTGCGATCCTGTCAGAGCGTCCGGGACTGTCTCGGTTTCGCCGGTGACGGCGACCCACTCGTCGGCAGACTCGAAGTCCGAGAGGAGTTCGCCGTGGTCGATCGCGGGCCAGCTATCGCTGCCGTTCCCGTCGCCGTTTCCACCGTCTCCATCGTCGTTCGAATCAGAGCCACCGTTGGAGTCCGCCTCCGGCGACTCGTCACCGGAGAGTGCGTCGAGACAGCCCGCAACCGTGGCTGTCGACGTGACGCCGAGCGCCGCCACCAGCTGTCGCCGAGAGAGTCCACGCGTCATGTTGTGTTCACCTCTCGCTCGCGTTCGGGGACACTTTCTAATAGAGTCGTTAATTGTGCTGGCGCGAACTGTTGTGGGTCGGTGTGTGGATGGCACGGGGAACGGAACGCAGACCACAGGGACTTGTCTGGATGGTCCAGACGGCAGTAGTGGTGTGTCTCCGGGCTTTAACAGGGTGCTAAGCGGCTCGGCTCGTTCGAGGAGCCGGTACCGGATCTGGCTCTGAACACGAGTCGAACGCAGACGAAACACGGACCGAGTCCGGGCCGAACAATGATATGGGCGGCCCCCAGAGTTGGGGACAACGAGCAACGCCATATGACAAACCAGTACGATCACGCGCAAGTACAGGAGTTCTGGCAGTACGTCTGGGAACGCGACGGCGTCGCCGAACTCCCGGACGGGGCCGTCGATCCAACCTACGTTCTCGGGATGTTCCCCTACACCTCCGGGACGCTCCACATGGGTCACGTCCGAAATTACGCGATCACCGACGCGTACGCCCGTTACCGTCGGCTCCGCGGTGACGACGTCCTGCACCCGATGGGCTGGGACGCGTTCGGGCTCCCCGCGGAGAACGCCGCCTACGAACGGGCCAGCGACCCCGAATCCTGGACCCGCGCGTGTATCCGTCGAATGCGCGAGGAACTCGAGACGCTCGGCTTCGGCTACGACTGGTCACGAGAGATTACGACCTGCGAACCGTCGTACTACCGCTGGAATCAGTGGCTGTTCAAGCGGTTCCACGAGGCCGGTCTCGTCGAATTCACCGGCGCAACGGTCAACTGGTGTCCGGATTGCGAGACGGTGCTCGCCGATGCGCAGGTTGCGGTTGACGAGGGTGGCCAAGCGGTGACAGCGACAGCGGACGAAGCCGGCGACAACGGTGATAGTGCCGGCGGTGCACACGACGAGAGTAACGGCAACGCACACGTACATGAACACAGCACCGCTCGCGTCTGCTGGCGCTGTGGCACCCCCGTCGAGCAGCGCGAACTCGATCAGTGGTTCTTCACGATTACTGACTACGCCGACGAACTGGTCGACGGACTCGACGACCTCGACCAGTGGCCGGAGGGCGTCCGCGAGATTCAGCGCAACTGGATCGGTCGACAGGAAGGGGCACGGCTCACGTTCGACGTGTCGACGGCAGCTGACGAGTCGGACACCGCCGTCGATGTCTTCAGCACCCGCTCCGAGACCGTCTTCGGCGCGACGTTCGTCGCCATCTCGCCCGAACACGACCTGGCGAGTGAACTCGCGAACGCGGACGAGGACGTAGCAACGTTCGTCGACCAGGCGAGAACGAGTGCACCAGACACCGGCCATGCCGCCCGTGACGACTTCAGCACCGCAGGCGTCAAAACCGACGCGACGGCAGAGAACCCGCACACGGGAGAGGAACTGCCGGTCTACGTCGCTGAGTACGTCCTCGCGGACGTGGGAACGGGTGCGGTAATGGGCGTTCCCGGACACAACGAGCGCGATCACGAGTTCGCTCGGGAGCACGACCTGCCGGTCGAGACAGTCGTCGTTCCGCACGGCCACAACGGCACAGGATCGGACGGTGGCGTCGCTACAGATGCACCCATGACCGGCGAGGGAACGCTGGTACTCGAGTCCCCTGCTGATCGCGCCAGCGAGTACGACGGCCAACCGAGCGAGGACGTTCGAGAGCACCTCGTCGACGACCACGAGGCGATCGACCCTGACGTGACCTACCGACTCCGGGACTGGCTGATCTCACGCCAGCGCTACTGGGGGACGCCAATCCCGGTCGTCCACTGCGAGGACTGCGGGCACGTCCTCGTCCCAGACGAGGAGCTCCCGGTCGAGTTACCGGAGTTCGTCCAGACCACGGGGAATCCGCTCGACGCCGCCGAAGAGTGGAAAGAAACGAGTTGCCCGGACTGTGGCGGCCCCGCAGAGCGCGAGACGGACACGATGGACACCTTCGTCGACTCCTCGTGGTACTTCCTGCGATTCCTCTCGCCCGACCTCGCGGACGCGCCGTTCGACACGGAACTGGCGAACGAGTGGCTCCCCGTCGACGTCTACGTCGGCGGCGACGAACACGCCATCTTGCACCTGCTGTACATCCGGTTCGTGACGCGCGCGCTGGCGGATCTTGGCTTTCTCGACCAGCGCGAGCCCGTCGAACGACTCGTCAGCCAGGGGACGGTACTCTACGAGGGCGAGAAGATGTCCTCCTCGAGTGGGAACGTCGTTACGCCAGATGAGTACGGCGCGGAGACGACCCGACTGTTCGTCCTCTCGGCGGCCCACCCCGAACAGGACTTCGAGTGGACGGCAAACGACGTGCGTGGTGCGTACGACCTCCAACAGGCGCTGTACAGTATGGCGACCGAGTTCGTCGACGAAGGCGAGACCCGCGTCGAACGGGTGAGCCACGACGAGTTCGTCGACCGCGAAATCGACCGCACGATCGTCGCCGCCCGCACTGAGTTCGAGCGCTTCCGGTTCCACCGCGTCGTCACCGAGGTACAGGAACTCGCGGGACTCCTGCGCCAGTACCGCGGCTACGACCGCATCCATGGCGAGG
The DNA window shown above is from Natrialba magadii ATCC 43099 and carries:
- a CDS encoding carbamoyltransferase family protein, which produces MGDYTLAFKPAIGLYGQHDPSAVLFEDGTPVFGIEEERLTRQKHAPETFPTNAITACLDYRNLELADLEEIYLPYDPTLRSRIRSHYISDALRAPGVTRKLSALEETLVSEVQSKVAPTRKIENRLAEIGRPVPPIETLSHHRCHAASAFHPSGFDDALVVTIDAKGEFDSTVVWRGHQGGLTRVKTYEHPNSLGLFFAIITEYLGYRMFNGEGKVMGLAPYGEENPEIERTLRNLIDTGAEYDVTELTKRWGTGYGVERLEKEFGRTQKEDSQSFTQWEKDLAHTAQKILEEIVTNIVRTYAPGIGAGNVALAGGVALNCKLNKAVRETAVVDDLFVQPVAHDAGLALGAGWVGQRPSAVEPLTDVYYGPEYDTAEIESELQTNKIEYAKPDDLERYVAERLADGALVGWFQGRMELGPRALGARSILADPRTAASRDRVNRFVKHREEWRPFAPSMREEAAAEYLVDGQPAPFMINSFDVDPERTADLTAVVHPADETTRPQTVHEDQHPRYHRLLTEFEAITDVPVLLNTSFNDHGEPIVNTPTEAVKDFYGMGLDVLVLEDFVLEKDAANTPTGRSLDVASRDSNRSTFVAEDADHGNGSAGRHADAGAEDTDVEPNATTRILSNLSTR
- a CDS encoding polysaccharide deacetylase family protein; the protein is MTRGLSRRQLVAALGVTSTATVAGCLDALSGDESPEADSNGGSDSNDDGDGGNGDGNGSDSWPAIDHGELLSDFESADEWVAVTGETETVPDALTGSQALAVESDGDQAAMRIEFPRGIDLDGWDTSMAIRADAVDQVHIEFMAPSRGDHLTSIRHIPDDYEGWLRLDFGYIQKHGDPDLSDVRRLNVVAVGPEDGTRLVADDLRKTEGADNGKAILSFYDGHTSHYEHALDRLDERDWAGTVPVDPDQIGSGGRMDLAQLDELHDRGWNICGYPSVSTPLPEMPEDRQRQVVANVRDTLADLGFEDGSRHFYAPADRMDDSLQTVLREDVDSAVLASGSPTGAPPTNTHMLSQIWGPDLHGGVRRAINLCDQYNQLVVLRIPRIVELEDDEEASGNSMSLEDFDELVDHIEHRGLDVVTPSDVVDGTMGGSDESDEESGDQQGVILEAGEHHSFGDIDSNTTETFALEEGILTADFSHDGDADLTVELVPTGDTNGGTRMIPTTSTAVQSGESIVTVEEGTYQLEVDADGAWSIDLDQPEVHSDDLTALPTDVSGSGSSYVGPFDTEGNVSLDVTHDGDGLFIVDGYGADGRSEQLIHQTGAFDSSRSYSAGGAVWLNVEADGDWTIALSDS
- a CDS encoding carboxypeptidase-like regulatory domain-containing protein, with the translated sequence MSNSNRRHTTETRSIQTGVQVMLTVAGVVLLVAGLALAASGASINGALGPFGDDSDETEPDVDEPDADGGDDDSTAGDDGGDTDETDETDDTDDADDGSESDESNDGAGDDDDGADDDDGADDEDDAGNGDENGGDDADDEHTLTATIEDDDGDEIENATVELTSGLSSSERTADDDGTVEFTVDDGEYTLTASADGYEEAEADVEIDGDDEDVTLELESDEDEDEDEDDTDADDEYTLTTLVEDDDDGDEIEDATIELYTGNQLFGPDAEATTDDDGEAELEVEEGEYTVIVTADDYEEAEFNLEVDDDDEITVVLEED
- a CDS encoding leucine--tRNA ligase, with amino-acid sequence MTNQYDHAQVQEFWQYVWERDGVAELPDGAVDPTYVLGMFPYTSGTLHMGHVRNYAITDAYARYRRLRGDDVLHPMGWDAFGLPAENAAYERASDPESWTRACIRRMREELETLGFGYDWSREITTCEPSYYRWNQWLFKRFHEAGLVEFTGATVNWCPDCETVLADAQVAVDEGGQAVTATADEAGDNGDSAGGAHDESNGNAHVHEHSTARVCWRCGTPVEQRELDQWFFTITDYADELVDGLDDLDQWPEGVREIQRNWIGRQEGARLTFDVSTAADESDTAVDVFSTRSETVFGATFVAISPEHDLASELANADEDVATFVDQARTSAPDTGHAARDDFSTAGVKTDATAENPHTGEELPVYVAEYVLADVGTGAVMGVPGHNERDHEFAREHDLPVETVVVPHGHNGTGSDGGVATDAPMTGEGTLVLESPADRASEYDGQPSEDVREHLVDDHEAIDPDVTYRLRDWLISRQRYWGTPIPVVHCEDCGHVLVPDEELPVELPEFVQTTGNPLDAAEEWKETSCPDCGGPAERETDTMDTFVDSSWYFLRFLSPDLADAPFDTELANEWLPVDVYVGGDEHAILHLLYIRFVTRALADLGFLDQREPVERLVSQGTVLYEGEKMSSSSGNVVTPDEYGAETTRLFVLSAAHPEQDFEWTANDVRGAYDLQQALYSMATEFVDEGETRVERVSHDEFVDREIDRTIVAARTEFERFRFHRVVTEVQELAGLLRQYRGYDRIHGEVYRRGLLTIAALISPLAPHLGEELWNKLRGDGLVVEADWPALESDPATIESDYQLERRLVETTRADVRDILDVASIDAPDQIDLVVAEPWKYEVATRLAVSAGELDGDSATGTVDTAGADTIDVGALADEVAVETDVLAEFVADQRRTDAQHSSSEGLTASREQTLLEQAAWLLADEFDVTVSVRSATAVGTEDETADAAADDVPDADVASRARPGKPAIRIQ